A segment of the Nitrospirota bacterium genome:
CGTCTCGCCGCCTTCCAGATATTCAATCAGCGTTTCCACCGGCACACGGGTCCCCGCGAACACCGGAGTCCCGCCGAGCACGTCAGGCGACGAAGTGATGAGAGGGCGCTTGGGAGTTGACATCGCTGCTTCCTTCTCTGTGCGTAGAATTCTATGCCAGCCTGCGGAATAAAGCAATTTCGAGGATATGACATGCTCCGAGCTCAGAACGGATTTCGCTCGACCATCTCAATAACCCGGCACAGGT
Coding sequences within it:
- a CDS encoding DUF433 domain-containing protein, coding for MSTPKRPLITSSPDVLGGTPVFAGTRVPVETLIEYLEGGETIDDFLEGFPTVTREQVIAFLEEAKARMLPVAS